A region from the Corynebacterium halotolerans YIM 70093 = DSM 44683 genome encodes:
- a CDS encoding BCCT family transporter yields MTNPESNSGSARARSSGVPDSSDDLASPEVASAEEARTGDPAVVERLAETSATEQLATLLSNSAVVGEELDREDENIVLSAEAKDAKLDWTVIIPAGVIVLAVVLWGLLGGDSFSNAATVALNFVVGNFGWAFVLFGTIFVAFVLVIAVSNFGTIKLGAVDEAPEFRTVSWIAMMFAAGMGIGLMFYGAAEPLTFYRDGVPGHEPNEVVTAMASAMFHWTLHPWAIYGIVGLAIAYSTFRLGRKQLLSSAFIPLIGQKGADGWLGKIIDILAIFATVFGTACSLGLGALQIGAGLQGAGIVDDPGTWTIVGIVSVLTLAFLISAMSGVGKGIQYISNFNMVLAALLAIFVFVLGPTVSVLNLLPGSIGAYLSQFFEMASRTAVFADGTAGDWLSSWTIFYWAWWISWSPFVGMFLARISRGRSIREFLLGVLLVPAGVSTVWFAIFGGTAIIFEQEGNSIWGDGSAETQLFNLLQELPGGAIVSIIAVILLGTFFITSADSASTVMGSMSQNGRSDATPWVSAAWGLLTAAVGLMLLVTGGDNALNSLQNVTIVAASPFLVIIILLMLAILKDLRNDVIYLDYRSQQAFGTKLARERRIHEQRQRRERLKARRQAARDRDARRARR; encoded by the coding sequence ATGACTAATCCTGAGTCCAATTCCGGTTCTGCCCGGGCCCGCTCATCGGGGGTCCCAGATTCGTCCGATGATCTGGCTTCCCCGGAGGTCGCGAGCGCGGAAGAGGCCCGCACCGGCGACCCCGCCGTGGTGGAGCGACTGGCTGAGACCTCGGCGACCGAACAGCTGGCCACGCTGCTGTCCAACTCAGCGGTGGTGGGCGAGGAGCTCGACCGCGAGGATGAGAATATCGTCCTGTCGGCTGAGGCCAAGGACGCGAAGCTCGACTGGACGGTGATCATCCCCGCCGGCGTGATCGTGCTCGCGGTGGTCCTCTGGGGACTGCTCGGCGGGGACAGCTTCTCCAACGCCGCCACGGTGGCCCTGAATTTCGTGGTGGGCAACTTCGGGTGGGCGTTCGTCCTCTTCGGCACGATCTTCGTCGCGTTCGTCCTCGTGATCGCGGTCAGCAACTTCGGCACGATCAAACTCGGCGCGGTCGATGAGGCCCCGGAATTCCGCACGGTCTCGTGGATCGCGATGATGTTCGCCGCCGGTATGGGCATCGGCCTGATGTTCTACGGTGCCGCCGAGCCGTTGACCTTCTACCGTGACGGGGTGCCCGGCCACGAGCCGAATGAGGTCGTCACCGCCATGGCCTCGGCGATGTTCCACTGGACGCTGCACCCGTGGGCCATCTACGGGATTGTCGGCCTGGCCATCGCCTACTCAACCTTCCGTCTGGGACGTAAACAGCTGCTGTCCTCCGCGTTCATCCCGCTGATCGGTCAGAAAGGCGCCGACGGCTGGTTGGGCAAGATCATTGACATCCTCGCGATCTTCGCCACCGTCTTCGGCACCGCCTGTTCTCTCGGCCTGGGTGCCCTGCAGATCGGCGCCGGTCTACAGGGCGCCGGCATTGTCGATGATCCCGGCACCTGGACCATCGTGGGCATCGTCTCCGTGCTCACCCTGGCCTTCCTGATCTCGGCCATGTCGGGTGTGGGTAAGGGTATCCAGTACATCTCCAACTTCAACATGGTGCTGGCGGCCCTGCTGGCGATTTTCGTCTTCGTTCTCGGCCCGACGGTGTCCGTGCTCAACCTCCTGCCGGGCTCGATCGGCGCCTACCTGTCGCAGTTCTTCGAGATGGCCTCCCGCACCGCGGTCTTCGCCGACGGCACCGCCGGCGACTGGCTGTCCAGCTGGACCATCTTCTACTGGGCCTGGTGGATCTCCTGGTCGCCGTTCGTCGGCATGTTCCTGGCGCGTATCTCCCGCGGTCGCTCCATCCGCGAATTCCTGCTCGGTGTCCTGCTCGTTCCGGCCGGCGTGTCCACCGTATGGTTCGCGATCTTCGGTGGCACCGCCATCATCTTCGAGCAGGAGGGCAACTCCATCTGGGGCGACGGATCCGCCGAGACCCAGCTGTTCAACCTGCTCCAGGAACTGCCGGGCGGCGCCATCGTCAGCATCATCGCCGTTATCCTGCTGGGCACCTTCTTCATCACCTCGGCGGACTCCGCGTCCACCGTCATGGGATCGATGTCCCAGAACGGCCGTTCCGACGCCACGCCGTGGGTATCGGCCGCCTGGGGTCTGCTCACCGCGGCCGTCGGCCTGATGCTTCTGGTCACCGGCGGTGATAACGCCCTGAACAGCCTGCAGAACGTGACCATCGTCGCCGCCAGCCCCTTCCTGGTCATCATCATCCTCCTGATGCTCGCGATTCTGAAGGACCTGCGCAATGACGTGATCTACCTCGACTACCGTTCGCAGCAGGCCTTTGGCACGAAGCTGGCACGTGAGCGCCGTATTCATGAACAGCGCCAGCGCCGGGAGAGGCTCAAAGCCCGCCGCCAGGCGGCCCGCGACCGCGACGCGCGACGCGCCCGCCGCTGA
- a CDS encoding YkvI family membrane protein, with translation MIKRVAITAMAFVGLIVGAGFASGQEVLQYFVAFGNFGIIGAVVAAAVMMLSGMAAVQLGSYFLAGDHSAVLNRIAHPAIARALDIGVLVTLFSTGMVMFAGAGSNLNQQFGFPLWAGALLMLVLVVLAGLLDVDRVTQVIGAITPLIIVFLAVAISWALTTNTTPAHLMEQASTSLSTTLPHWTVSAVNYVGFNLMVGVSMAIIIGGSQFDPRSAGWGGLLGGIVYGALLVGSAIALFVSSARVGDDDMPMLSLVNEIHPVLGVVMSVVIYGMIFNTAVGMFYAFARRLTVRHPQRFWPVFAASCLIGFALSFAGFRTLVAYVYPVLGYVGAVLIAVIALAWLRSRASIREETGRRRRLLALAREAGTPTGQRQFRQALAASPLSEEQLRAALSEELTRAGHVEHGAPTHMAGSPDRDTADKLR, from the coding sequence ATGATCAAACGTGTCGCCATCACCGCCATGGCCTTCGTGGGCCTCATCGTCGGCGCCGGGTTCGCCAGCGGGCAGGAGGTGCTGCAGTACTTCGTGGCCTTCGGTAACTTCGGCATTATCGGCGCCGTCGTGGCCGCCGCCGTCATGATGCTCTCCGGGATGGCGGCCGTGCAGCTGGGCAGTTACTTCCTGGCCGGTGACCACTCCGCCGTGCTCAACCGCATCGCCCACCCCGCGATCGCCCGCGCCCTCGACATCGGCGTGCTCGTGACCCTGTTCTCCACGGGCATGGTCATGTTCGCCGGCGCCGGATCCAACCTCAACCAGCAGTTCGGGTTCCCCCTGTGGGCCGGCGCATTGCTCATGCTCGTGCTGGTGGTGCTGGCCGGGCTGCTCGACGTCGACCGGGTCACACAGGTCATCGGGGCGATCACCCCGCTGATCATCGTCTTCCTCGCCGTCGCGATCAGCTGGGCGCTGACAACCAACACGACCCCGGCCCACCTGATGGAGCAGGCCTCGACCTCGCTGTCGACCACCCTGCCGCACTGGACGGTCTCGGCGGTCAACTACGTCGGCTTCAACCTGATGGTCGGCGTGTCCATGGCCATCATCATCGGGGGCTCACAGTTCGACCCGCGCTCGGCCGGCTGGGGCGGGCTGCTCGGCGGCATCGTCTACGGCGCCCTGCTCGTCGGCAGCGCGATCGCGCTCTTCGTCAGCTCCGCGCGGGTCGGTGACGACGACATGCCGATGCTCAGCCTCGTCAACGAGATTCACCCCGTCCTCGGGGTGGTGATGTCGGTGGTCATCTACGGCATGATCTTCAACACCGCGGTCGGGATGTTCTACGCCTTCGCCCGCCGCCTGACGGTCCGCCATCCGCAGCGGTTCTGGCCGGTCTTCGCCGCCTCCTGCCTCATCGGCTTCGCGCTGAGCTTCGCGGGATTCCGCACGCTCGTCGCCTACGTCTACCCGGTGCTGGGCTACGTGGGCGCCGTCCTCATCGCGGTCATCGCGTTGGCGTGGCTGCGCAGCCGCGCGTCCATCCGCGAGGAGACCGGGCGTCGCCGACGGCTGCTCGCCCTGGCCCGCGAGGCCGGGACCCCCACCGGTCAGCGGCAGTTCCGGCAGGCTCTGGCCGCCTCACCGCTGTCGGAGGAGCAGCTGCGGGCGGCGCTGTCGGAGGAGCTGACACGCGCCGGACACGTCGAACACGGCGCCCCGACGCACATGGCAGGGTCACCCGACCGGGACACGGCCGATAAATTAAGGTAG
- the metG gene encoding methionine--tRNA ligase, which translates to MTKSVLVSVAWPYANGPRHIGHVAGFGVPSDVFARYQRMAGNDVLMISGTDEHGTPLLVQADKEGVSVKDLADRYNRQIVEDLAGLGLSYDLFTRTTTRNHYAVVQELFRGLHDNGYMIKETTMGAVSPSTGRTLPDRYIEGTCPICGADGARGDQCDNCGNQLDPADLINPVSRINGETPDFVETEHFLLDLPSLADALGQWLRGREDWRPNVLQFSLNLLDDLRPRAMTRDIDWGVPIPVEGWSDNGAKKLYVWFDAVIGYLSASIEWAWRSGEPEAWKKWWQDPKAAGYYFMGKDNITFHSQIWPAELLGYAGKGARGGKTHAYGEINLPTEVVSSEFLTMSGSKFSSSKGVVIYVKDFLAEFGPDPLRYFISVAGPENTDTDFTWDEFIRRVNNELANGWGNLVNRTVSMANKNFGEVPAPGALEDADKRILDLATETFGTVAEALEQSKFKAGITAAMHVVGEANAYIADQEPWQLAKDETKRERLATVLWTALQVVSDCNVLLTPYLPHIAQQVHETLGRDGVWAATPEVREVTDEMPVDLVGVGLPQEGQTYPIITGDYSVQQAKWARIDVVPGTPLAKPKPLIQKLDPELAETGPEWAPVQK; encoded by the coding sequence ATGACAAAGTCTGTGCTTGTATCCGTCGCCTGGCCGTATGCCAACGGCCCCCGCCACATCGGCCACGTCGCCGGTTTCGGTGTGCCCTCCGATGTCTTCGCCCGCTACCAGCGAATGGCGGGAAACGACGTCCTGATGATCTCGGGCACCGACGAGCACGGCACCCCGCTGCTGGTGCAGGCGGACAAGGAGGGCGTGTCCGTCAAGGATCTGGCCGACCGCTACAACCGGCAGATCGTCGAGGATCTGGCCGGGCTCGGCCTGTCCTACGACCTGTTCACCCGCACCACCACCCGCAACCACTACGCGGTGGTCCAGGAGCTGTTCCGTGGTCTGCACGACAACGGCTACATGATCAAGGAGACCACCATGGGTGCGGTCTCCCCGTCGACGGGGCGCACCCTGCCGGACCGCTACATCGAGGGCACCTGCCCGATCTGCGGGGCCGACGGTGCCCGCGGTGACCAGTGCGACAACTGCGGCAACCAGCTCGACCCGGCGGATCTGATCAACCCGGTGTCGCGCATCAACGGTGAGACCCCCGATTTCGTGGAGACCGAGCACTTCCTGCTCGACCTGCCCTCACTGGCCGACGCGCTGGGGCAGTGGCTGCGCGGACGTGAGGACTGGCGGCCCAACGTGCTGCAGTTCTCGCTGAACCTGCTGGACGACCTGCGCCCGCGCGCCATGACCCGCGACATCGACTGGGGCGTGCCGATCCCGGTCGAGGGCTGGTCGGACAACGGCGCCAAGAAGCTCTACGTCTGGTTCGACGCCGTCATCGGTTACCTGTCGGCCTCCATCGAGTGGGCCTGGCGCTCCGGCGAGCCGGAGGCCTGGAAGAAGTGGTGGCAGGACCCGAAGGCCGCCGGTTACTACTTCATGGGCAAGGACAACATCACCTTCCACTCCCAGATCTGGCCCGCCGAGCTCCTCGGCTACGCCGGCAAGGGCGCCAGGGGCGGTAAGACGCACGCCTACGGCGAGATCAACCTGCCCACGGAGGTGGTCTCCAGTGAGTTCCTGACCATGTCCGGCTCGAAGTTCTCCTCCTCGAAGGGCGTGGTCATCTACGTCAAGGACTTCCTCGCCGAGTTCGGCCCCGACCCGCTGCGCTACTTCATCTCGGTGGCCGGCCCGGAGAACACCGACACCGATTTCACCTGGGACGAGTTCATCCGCCGCGTGAACAACGAGCTGGCCAACGGCTGGGGCAACCTGGTCAACCGCACCGTGTCCATGGCGAACAAGAACTTCGGCGAGGTCCCGGCCCCGGGTGCCCTCGAGGACGCGGACAAGAGGATCCTCGACCTGGCCACCGAGACCTTCGGCACCGTCGCCGAGGCACTCGAGCAGTCCAAGTTCAAGGCAGGCATCACCGCCGCCATGCATGTCGTCGGCGAGGCCAACGCCTACATCGCCGACCAGGAGCCGTGGCAGCTGGCCAAGGACGAGACGAAGCGCGAGCGCCTGGCCACCGTGCTGTGGACCGCGCTGCAGGTGGTCTCCGACTGCAACGTGCTGCTGACCCCCTACCTGCCGCACATCGCACAGCAGGTCCACGAGACGCTGGGACGGGACGGCGTGTGGGCGGCCACCCCGGAGGTGCGCGAGGTCACCGACGAGATGCCCGTCGACCTCGTCGGGGTGGGCCTGCCCCAGGAGGGCCAGACCTACCCGATCATCACCGGCGACTACTCCGTGCAACAGGCGAAGTGGGCGCGCATCGACGTCGTGCCGGGCACGCCGCTGGCCAAGCCGAAGCCGCTGATCCAGAAGCTGGATCCGGAGCTGGCCGAGACCGGCCCGGAGTGGGCCCCGGTCCAGAAGTAG